The region AGGCCTAAATAATTTATTGAGAAAGTTGCCAAATGGATTAGATACTTATATACGAGAAAGAGGAGGGAATCTTTCTTCAGGTGAAAGGCAGCTTTTATCTATTGCACGAGTTGCAATAAGAGATCCAAAAGTATTAATCATGGATGAAGCAACTGCTTTTATGGACCCATCAACTGAAGCGACATTGCAAAGAGATCTTGATAGATTGTTAGAGAAAAGGACAGCGCTTGTAATTGCTCATAGATTAGCGACAATAGAAGCTTCTGATCGAATACTCGTAATCAGAAAAGGAACCCTAATTGAACAAGGTACTCATGAAGAATTGAGAGCTTTAGGCGGACTTTATTCTCAACTTTCTGATTTGCAAGAAAAAGGTCTAACAACCATCTAAATAGTATTAATTTATGATTAATTTAGGATCAAAAAAAATAGGCATGCCAGGATGGAGAAATGAAAATATTCTTTCGGATGAAACATTAAAAGATATATACGGACAACAAGCTCTTCAATACTTTAATCAAGATAATACATCTCTTTTCGTTTTTAGTAATTCAAAATCTTTTGATTTAATTGAACTTGAGCAACTTCTTCAAGCGGTTGGTTGGGGCAGAAGACCACTAAGGAGGGTGAAACGAGCACTAGACAATAGCTTGCTTAAGGTTGGTCTATGGCAACATGATCCTAAATTCCCAAGATTGATTGGTTTCGCAAGATGCACAGGAGATGGATTTATTGATGCAACAATATGGGATGTAGCAA is a window of Prochlorococcus marinus str. MIT 0917 DNA encoding:
- a CDS encoding GNAT family N-acetyltransferase, with the translated sequence MINLGSKKIGMPGWRNENILSDETLKDIYGQQALQYFNQDNTSLFVFSNSKSFDLIELEQLLQAVGWGRRPLRRVKRALDNSLLKVGLWQHDPKFPRLIGFARCTGDGFIDATIWDVAINPVYQGYGLGKQLMSYLMRCLKREGISRVTLFADSDVITFYKRQGWTLEPKGNKCAFWYSN